The genomic DNA AGCCTGAACTTCCCCGACCCCCGGGCGGCCTTCCTCAAGGGGATCGCTTCGATGCAGATCAGCGAGACCGTGAGCATCAAGGCGCGGCAGCCGAAGGAGGCGCCCGAGCTCAAGTGGGGCATGGCTCTGCCGCCCGTGCCGAAGGCCGGCGACAAGCCCGTGAGCCTGCTGGGCGCCTGGCTCTACTCGGTGCCGAAGCAGGCGAAGAACAAGGCGCTCGCCTGGCAGGCGATCGAGTGGATCAACAGCGCCAATAAGGATTACGAGCTCTGCAAGAAGTACGACGCCTCCCCGCGCTACAAAGTCAACTGGGACAAGGAGCCGTTCAAGTCCGATCCCTACGACCAGGGGCTCAAGCAGCTCTACCCGGCCGGGAAGAAGCTGCCGATCAACCTCGGGCTCAACGGCGTGATGGACGCCATGGGGGCCGCGATCCAGAAGGTCTGGCACCACGAGGCCTCGGTCGACGCCGCCCTGGCCGAGGCCGAGCAGCTCGCCAACAAGGCCATCGCCGACGCCGCGAAGTAATCTTCGGAGGGGGGCTAGCGCCCCCCTCCAACGGCCCTCCCGGCAAAGCCGGGCCGGTCGCTGTTCAGCGAGCGGATCGGGCCTGCCTCCCCCCTGAGGCAGTGATGCGACGGTCACGCCGACCCATCGTGGCGCGGCTGCGAGCCCGTCATCTCTTCCATGCCTACCTGTTCGTCGCCCCGGTCCTCCTGCTCTTCGGCGTCTTCCGCGTCGTCCCGGCCGTCCAGACCCTGCTCTACAGCGTCTACAAGGTGGAACTCGTGCGGGGCCGCTTCACCTTCCTCGGGCTCGAGAACTTCCAGGCGCTCCTGGCCGACCCCGGCTTCCGGAAGGCGGCCGTCAACACGCTGGTCTATGTCGCCGCCATCGTGCCGATCTCGGCGGCGCTGGGCCTCGGCCTGGCGGTCCTGTTCAACACCCGCTTCCGGCTGCGCGAGCTCTTCAAGGCGATCTACTTCGCCCCGATGGTCACCAGCACCGCGGCCGCCGCCATGGTCTGGTGGTGGCTCTACAACCCGCAGTTCGGGCTCTTCAACGTCCTGCTGCGCCTGGTCGGGATCCCCGACCAGCCCTGGCTCATGTCGAGCCGCACGGCGCTCGTCTCTATCATCATCTTCAGCATCTGGAAGTCCCTCGGCTACAACATGATTATCTACCTGGCCGGCCTGCAGGCGATCCCGGCCCAGTTCTACGAGGCCGCCACCATCGACGGGGCCGGCGCGCCGGCGCGCTTCTGGCGGATCTCGGTGCCGCTCCTGGCGCCGACGACGACGTTTCTCCTCATCTACAACAGCATCCTGGCGTTTCAGGTCTTCGACCAGGTCTTCGTCCTCACCGGCGGCGGGCCGGCCGGCGCCACCAACGTCGTCGTCCTCGAGGTCTACCGGCAGGCCTTCGAGCGCTACAACTTCGGCTACGCGGCGGCCGAGGCGACGGTGCTCTTCGTCCTGATCCTGGGGGTCACCGTGCTCCAGTACGTCTACAGCCGGCGGTTCGAGGTGACCTATTGATGAAGCCGGCGCCGGCGCGGCCGGGGCTCCGGCTGGCGGGGCGGCTCCTGCTCTACCTCACGGTGACGGGGGTGGCCGTCCTGATGATCCTGCCCTTCTACTGGATGGTCATCACCGCGGTCAGCCCGGCCCCCGACATCCTCGCCTTCCCGCCCCGCTGGGTCCCCACCCGGCTTACGGCGGAGCACTTCGCCGCGGCCTTCGCGAAGGCGCCCTGGCTCAGCTACTACCAGAACAGCGTGGTCGTCGCCGTCGTCTCGGTCGGCTGCTCGCTCACCTTCGGCCTCTTCGCCGGCTACGCCTTCGCCGTCTACCGCTTCCCGCTCCAGCACCTCTTCTTCTTCCTGATCCTGAGTACCTTGATGGTCCCGGTCCAGGTCACCTCGGTCGCCCTCTACGTCCTGCTGGCGCGGATCGAGTGGGTGGACAGCTACCTCGGCATCCTGGCGCCCAACTTCGCCAGCGCCT from Candidatus Methylomirabilota bacterium includes the following:
- a CDS encoding sugar ABC transporter permease codes for the protein MRRSRRPIVARLRARHLFHAYLFVAPVLLLFGVFRVVPAVQTLLYSVYKVELVRGRFTFLGLENFQALLADPGFRKAAVNTLVYVAAIVPISAALGLGLAVLFNTRFRLRELFKAIYFAPMVTSTAAAAMVWWWLYNPQFGLFNVLLRLVGIPDQPWLMSSRTALVSIIIFSIWKSLGYNMIIYLAGLQAIPAQFYEAATIDGAGAPARFWRISVPLLAPTTTFLLIYNSILAFQVFDQVFVLTGGGPAGATNVVVLEVYRQAFERYNFGYAAAEATVLFVLILGVTVLQYVYSRRFEVTY
- a CDS encoding carbohydrate ABC transporter permease, whose amino-acid sequence is MKPAPARPGLRLAGRLLLYLTVTGVAVLMILPFYWMVITAVSPAPDILAFPPRWVPTRLTAEHFAAAFAKAPWLSYYQNSVVVAVVSVGCSLTFGLFAGYAFAVYRFPLQHLFFFLILSTLMVPVQVTSVALYVLLARIEWVDSYLGILAPNFASAFGVFMIRQGIKAIPHDLIEAARMDGAGEIRIVVTIVAPLLKTTLATVAMILFLGSWNDFLWPVIIINSQDLRTLPVGIALFKDPYG